One Pseudoalteromonas sp. UG3-2 DNA window includes the following coding sequences:
- the pspC gene encoding envelope stress response membrane protein PspC, giving the protein MSRMKRELYRDPSRGKIAGVCAGLSDYFNMELWLVRILFVTAVLLSGGPLFVVAYVACWFILDKRETQPQKSTHDKDEDRVSVKFKVWQKGEPPRQALFDLKDRLGRLDNRIQSMERYVTSPEFTVSREIDKL; this is encoded by the coding sequence ATGAGTAGAATGAAACGAGAACTGTATCGCGACCCTAGCCGCGGAAAAATAGCAGGGGTTTGCGCCGGCTTAAGTGATTACTTTAACATGGAGCTGTGGCTGGTGCGGATTTTATTCGTGACGGCGGTGTTGTTATCGGGCGGACCATTATTTGTGGTTGCGTATGTCGCCTGTTGGTTTATCTTAGACAAACGCGAGACACAACCTCAAAAGTCCACTCATGATAAAGACGAGGATCGCGTGTCAGTAAAGTTTAAGGTATGGCAAAAAGGAGAGCCACCACGTCAGGCGCTGTTTGATTTAAAAGACAGGCTAGGGCGCTTAGACAACCGTATTCAAAGTATGGAACGCTACGTTACTTC
- the pspB gene encoding envelope stress response membrane protein PspB, which yields MFDPELLMAPLIIFMVIVAPLWLILHYRSKKQVSQGLSEHEHRQLIELANKAEKMAERVETLEALLDQESPQWRRKL from the coding sequence ATGTTTGATCCAGAACTATTGATGGCACCATTGATTATTTTTATGGTGATAGTGGCTCCGCTTTGGCTTATTTTGCATTACCGCAGTAAGAAGCAAGTGAGTCAAGGTTTGAGTGAACATGAGCACCGCCAGTTAATTGAACTTGCTAATAAGGCGGAAAAAATGGCAGAGCGCGTAGAGACGCTGGAAGCCTTGCTTGACCAAGAGTCACCGCAGTGGAGACGCAAGTTATGA
- the pspA gene encoding phage shock protein PspA produces MGIFSRFADIVNSNINAILDKAEDPEKMVRLIIQEMEDTLVEVRSTSAKTLAEKKELTRRLEQFQAQVDDWQQKAELALSKEREDLARSALLEKQKSADDVAALEKELEHVDTHIEKLQQEVSTLQDKLADAKARQKAIVLRQRSAESRLEVKKTLDSNKVDDALNRFERFESKIDGLESQVESYDLGKKSLSDEIADLQKNEKIDDELEQLKKKMAGK; encoded by the coding sequence ATGGGAATTTTCTCACGTTTTGCAGACATAGTGAATTCTAATATCAATGCGATTTTGGATAAAGCGGAAGACCCAGAAAAAATGGTTCGCTTGATTATTCAAGAGATGGAAGACACCCTTGTCGAAGTAAGATCCACTTCAGCGAAAACATTGGCTGAGAAAAAAGAGCTGACACGCCGCCTTGAGCAATTTCAAGCTCAGGTTGATGATTGGCAGCAAAAAGCTGAGCTTGCGTTAAGTAAAGAGCGTGAAGATCTTGCCCGCTCAGCACTTCTGGAAAAGCAAAAATCAGCAGACGATGTTGCGGCACTTGAGAAAGAGCTGGAGCACGTTGATACCCACATCGAAAAGTTGCAACAAGAAGTCAGCACTTTACAAGATAAGCTGGCAGACGCTAAAGCGCGACAAAAAGCCATTGTGCTGCGTCAGCGTTCAGCTGAGTCGCGTCTTGAAGTGAAAAAGACTTTAGACAGCAACAAAGTAGACGATGCCTTGAATCGCTTTGAGCGCTTTGAAAGCAAAATCGATGGCTTGGAGTCTCAAGTTGAGTCATACGACTTAGGTAAGAAGAGCCTGTCTGATGAAATCGCCGATTTGCAAAAGAATGAAAAAATCGACGATGAGCTGGAGCAGCTGAAAAAGAAAATGGCTGGCAAGTGA
- the pspF gene encoding phage shock protein operon transcriptional activator, producing the protein MSRFRQQDNLLGQSDSFLAVLDKVSQLAPLEKPVLIIGERGTGKELIAARLHYLSERWDQEYVKLNCAALNENLLESELFGHESGAFTGASKRHEGRFERANSGTLFLDELANTSAMVQEKLLRVIEYGEFERVGGKSTVKVDTRLVCATNEDLPSLADAGEFRHDLLDRLAFDVITLPPLRARKEDILLLAEHFAINMARDLEWELFSGFTRKATEKLLEYPWPGNVRELKNVIERSLYRHGNDQIPVHEIIFDPFASPYRPSQRIKAPQPQTVVQTPTETVAATDEAVTESPALEFDFPCDLKSLSNDYEISLLQKALEFSQFNQKKTAQNLGLTYHQLRGYLKKYNLLDQNQKQEA; encoded by the coding sequence ATGAGCCGATTTCGTCAACAGGATAATTTACTGGGCCAATCCGATAGCTTTTTAGCGGTGCTCGATAAGGTCTCACAACTGGCGCCTCTAGAGAAGCCCGTCTTGATCATTGGTGAGCGCGGTACAGGTAAAGAACTGATCGCCGCACGTCTGCACTACTTATCAGAGCGCTGGGATCAAGAGTACGTCAAACTCAACTGCGCCGCACTAAACGAAAACTTACTCGAAAGTGAGTTGTTTGGCCACGAAAGTGGCGCCTTTACTGGGGCTAGCAAACGCCATGAGGGCCGTTTCGAGCGCGCCAACAGCGGCACCTTGTTTTTAGATGAGCTGGCCAACACCTCTGCTATGGTACAAGAAAAACTGCTACGAGTGATTGAGTATGGCGAGTTTGAACGTGTCGGCGGTAAATCAACGGTCAAGGTGGATACCCGGTTGGTCTGCGCTACTAACGAAGACTTACCGAGCCTCGCTGATGCCGGCGAGTTTCGTCATGACTTACTTGATAGGCTGGCTTTTGATGTCATCACACTCCCGCCACTGCGGGCCAGAAAAGAAGATATCTTATTATTAGCCGAGCACTTTGCCATAAACATGGCACGTGACTTGGAGTGGGAGCTGTTCAGTGGCTTTACCCGCAAAGCCACGGAAAAACTATTAGAATACCCTTGGCCTGGCAATGTTCGTGAGCTGAAAAATGTCATCGAACGCAGCTTATACCGCCACGGCAACGACCAAATACCGGTCCATGAAATCATCTTCGACCCGTTTGCCAGTCCTTACCGTCCAAGCCAACGGATCAAAGCGCCTCAACCACAAACGGTAGTGCAAACACCCACTGAAACCGTTGCCGCGACGGATGAAGCCGTGACCGAAAGCCCAGCACTAGAATTCGACTTTCCTTGCGACTTGAAATCGCTATCCAATGACTATGAAATTTCCTTGTTGCAAAAAGCGCTGGAATTTAGCCAATTTAATCAAAAGAAGACTGCACAAAACCTCGGTTTGACGTATCATCAACTGAGAGGTTATTTGAAAAAATACAACCTGTTAGATCAAAACCAAAAACAAGAGGCATAG
- the sapA gene encoding ABC transporter substrate-binding protein SapA: protein MRKLFFGVLCSALFGCNEAPPNKVNNQSQGLVYCAEANPVSFNPQVTTTGSTIDIIANQLYDTLISIDPNTGEFQPELATSWQVSDDGKAFTFTLRQDVSFHDTLYFTPSRNMTADDVVFSFNRLFDVYNPYHFVGDAEYPYFQSIGLDQLIRRVRKIDDYTVRFELFNAESSFLSNIATDFAVILSKEYAEQLVAQERKTDFDSKPVGTGPYKYREFLRDNLIRYYRHDDYWKHPVHLEQLVYDITTNGTSRIAKMLTKECDITAHPSATQLSVLEQRQDIEVEKAANLNIGYWAFNTEKPPFDNPQVRRALAHSIDFEKIMQAVFYNNGIRANSMLPPSSWAFEKQAQMPTYNPEKAQALLRQAGFEEGFDMTLWAMPVSRIYNPNARKMAELIQRDLRQIGIRARIVEYEWNTFLERVGRHEHDSVLLGWAADTPDPDNFFSPLLSCTATFSGKNPANWCNPEFDLLLTQALDTNDMEQRKHYYHLAQQMVIEQLPLVPIAHGLRFQATSTDIKGVALRPFGGISLAEARRK from the coding sequence GTGCGAAAATTGTTTTTTGGGGTGCTTTGTTCGGCGTTATTTGGCTGTAACGAGGCACCACCAAACAAAGTCAATAACCAATCCCAAGGTTTGGTGTATTGTGCAGAGGCGAATCCCGTTTCGTTTAACCCTCAGGTGACAACGACCGGCTCAACCATCGATATTATTGCCAATCAATTGTACGATACCTTGATCAGTATTGACCCCAACACCGGTGAATTTCAGCCCGAACTGGCCACTAGCTGGCAAGTGAGTGACGACGGCAAGGCTTTTACCTTTACCCTACGCCAAGACGTCAGCTTTCACGATACCTTGTACTTCACCCCCAGCCGCAATATGACTGCCGATGATGTGGTGTTCTCGTTTAACCGCTTGTTTGATGTCTATAACCCCTACCACTTCGTTGGTGATGCCGAATACCCTTATTTTCAAAGTATTGGCCTGGATCAATTGATCCGCCGCGTGCGAAAAATAGATGATTACACCGTGCGGTTTGAACTGTTTAACGCTGAAAGTAGTTTCTTGTCGAACATTGCCACTGATTTTGCCGTTATTCTCTCTAAAGAATATGCCGAACAATTAGTAGCTCAAGAACGCAAAACGGATTTTGATAGCAAACCCGTGGGCACCGGCCCCTACAAATACCGTGAGTTTTTGCGCGATAACCTGATCCGCTATTATCGTCATGACGATTACTGGAAACACCCCGTGCATTTGGAGCAATTGGTGTATGATATTACCACCAATGGCACCAGCCGCATTGCCAAGATGTTAACCAAAGAATGCGATATCACCGCTCACCCCAGCGCTACTCAGCTCAGTGTGTTAGAGCAGCGACAAGACATCGAAGTGGAAAAAGCAGCCAACCTAAACATTGGCTACTGGGCGTTTAACACCGAAAAGCCACCTTTTGATAACCCTCAGGTGCGCCGCGCCCTGGCCCATAGCATCGATTTTGAGAAAATCATGCAAGCGGTATTTTATAACAATGGCATTCGCGCCAACTCCATGCTTCCACCGTCTTCTTGGGCGTTTGAAAAACAAGCGCAGATGCCCACTTATAACCCAGAAAAAGCGCAAGCCTTACTCCGGCAAGCCGGGTTTGAAGAGGGTTTTGATATGACCTTGTGGGCCATGCCGGTGTCGCGGATTTATAACCCGAATGCCAGAAAGATGGCTGAGCTTATCCAACGTGACTTACGCCAAATTGGCATTCGGGCTCGCATCGTAGAATACGAGTGGAATACTTTCTTAGAGCGTGTTGGCCGCCATGAACACGACAGCGTTTTATTAGGCTGGGCCGCCGACACCCCAGATCCAGACAACTTTTTTAGCCCTTTACTCAGTTGTACTGCCACTTTTAGCGGTAAAAACCCAGCCAATTGGTGTAACCCAGAGTTTGACTTGCTTCTCACCCAAGCTCTAGACACCAATGATATGGAGCAGCGCAAACATTATTATCATTTAGCGCAGCAAATGGTGATTGAGCAGCTGCCCTTAGTGCCCATTGCCCATGGCCTTAGATTCCAAGCCACCAGTACCGATATCAAGGGGGTAGCACTGCGACCCTTTGGTGGTATCTCGCTGGCTGAAGCTCGGAGGAAATAG
- a CDS encoding ABC transporter permease, translated as MVVKYALRRLSLLLFMLFTLTLFTFSLNYLFPGELVTNFSGEMNSSYAQTQELIAKYRIEDNILVQYLAFMTRMFEGDWGLSLSSGQPVLDHVKLFFPATLELCLYALSVSVIVGVPGGIIASAYYKKWPDRVINSLSLMGFSIPVFWLALLLIMAFCLGLGWFPMSGRIGLLYEIQPLTNLLLLDIYLQGFPYGGAAFWDAVHHLALPTIVLAMYPTTVLIRFTRDSMLEVLEQNYIKTARAKGLNRSQLIVHHALRNALLPVIKQIGLQFSTLITLAMITEVIFSWPGIGRWLIDSIYQRDYPAIQGGLLAVSFFVIIANMLADTIHSALDPLARNQAHGKV; from the coding sequence ATGGTTGTAAAGTATGCATTGCGGCGTTTAAGTTTATTGCTCTTTATGCTGTTTACTTTGACCCTGTTTACCTTTTCGTTGAACTACTTGTTCCCTGGCGAGTTGGTCACCAACTTTAGTGGCGAAATGAATTCAAGCTATGCGCAAACCCAAGAGCTGATAGCCAAGTATCGCATCGAGGACAATATTTTGGTGCAGTATCTGGCCTTTATGACGCGTATGTTTGAGGGCGATTGGGGGCTGTCGCTGTCTTCTGGGCAGCCAGTACTGGATCACGTTAAGTTGTTTTTCCCAGCCACTTTAGAGCTGTGCTTATATGCATTGAGCGTCTCGGTTATCGTAGGCGTACCTGGCGGGATTATTGCCAGTGCCTATTACAAAAAGTGGCCTGACAGAGTGATCAACTCCTTAAGTTTAATGGGTTTCTCAATTCCTGTGTTTTGGCTGGCGTTACTGCTAATTATGGCGTTCTGCCTCGGTTTAGGCTGGTTTCCAATGTCTGGCCGCATTGGCTTGCTCTATGAAATACAGCCTCTAACCAATTTACTGCTATTGGATATTTATCTTCAAGGCTTCCCGTATGGTGGCGCTGCATTTTGGGATGCCGTTCATCACTTAGCCTTACCAACCATTGTATTGGCCATGTATCCCACCACGGTATTAATCCGTTTTACTCGCGATTCCATGCTCGAGGTGCTAGAGCAAAACTACATCAAAACAGCTCGTGCTAAAGGCCTAAACCGCAGTCAACTTATTGTCCATCACGCCTTGCGCAACGCCCTGTTACCGGTGATAAAACAAATCGGCCTACAGTTTAGTACCTTGATCACTTTGGCGATGATCACCGAAGTGATCTTCTCTTGGCCCGGCATTGGCCGCTGGCTCATCGATAGCATCTACCAACGCGACTACCCTGCTATTCAAGGGGGTCTTTTGGCGGTGTCGTTTTTTGTTATTATTGCCAATATGCTAGCCGATACCATCCATTCAGCCCTCGACCCACTGGCAAGGAACCAAGCTCATGGCAAAGTTTAG
- a CDS encoding ABC transporter permease subunit, giving the protein MAKFSLYSEESNRSPLFRLWRKFRGNHVALVGLWLFLGLTILAVTAPLIAPYGVNQQHADALLLPPSWHEQGDVRFILGTDDLGRDLLSRLMNGATYTFGLSILAALVTTALGVVLGTLAGASRGLKSSFLNHLLDITLAIPSLLLAIIIIAILGPGLMNTVWAIIFALLPQYIHSIRNLVVGELNKDYIVAFKLDGASRWKILVRGILPNIYEHIVVIFTMALSTAILDISALGFLKLGAQPPSTEWGAILAENLSLIYLAPWTVGLPGALLFLAVLSTNLVGDGLREALKQRKAD; this is encoded by the coding sequence ATGGCAAAGTTTAGTTTATACAGTGAAGAGTCGAACCGCTCACCGCTGTTTCGGTTGTGGCGTAAGTTTCGTGGCAATCACGTTGCCTTGGTTGGGTTGTGGCTATTTTTGGGTCTTACCATATTAGCGGTGACAGCGCCCTTGATTGCCCCCTATGGTGTCAATCAGCAACATGCCGATGCGCTGTTATTACCGCCGTCATGGCATGAACAAGGGGATGTCCGCTTTATTCTCGGTACCGACGACTTAGGTCGCGATTTATTATCGCGGTTGATGAATGGCGCCACCTACACTTTCGGTTTGTCTATTCTTGCCGCCTTGGTCACCACCGCGCTAGGGGTGGTGCTGGGGACGTTGGCCGGAGCCAGCCGTGGTTTAAAATCGAGCTTTTTAAATCACCTGCTAGACATCACCTTGGCCATTCCTTCATTGCTGTTAGCCATTATTATTATCGCCATCTTAGGCCCAGGCTTGATGAATACCGTTTGGGCCATTATTTTTGCCTTATTGCCGCAGTATATTCACTCCATTCGGAATCTGGTGGTTGGTGAGCTCAACAAAGATTATATTGTTGCCTTTAAGCTCGACGGTGCCAGTCGCTGGAAGATATTAGTGCGAGGGATCTTGCCCAATATTTATGAACACATTGTGGTTATTTTCACCATGGCATTATCAACTGCCATACTTGATATTTCTGCGCTGGGTTTCTTGAAATTAGGGGCGCAACCGCCGTCAACGGAATGGGGCGCTATTTTGGCTGAGAACTTATCGTTAATCTATTTAGCGCCATGGACAGTGGGCTTACCAGGCGCGTTACTATTTCTAGCGGTACTGTCAACCAATCTGGTTGGTGACGGTCTAAGAGAAGCGTTAAAGCAAAGAAAGGCCGACTAA
- a CDS encoding peptide ABC transporter ATP-binding protein — protein sequence MQLLDIKNLTIELRTEDGVIRAVDRVNLSLKEGEVHALVGESGSGKSLIAKAIVGVLNQRWTVTADRMHWRGVDLMRLSPEKRRKLVSQDIAMIYQEPSRSLDPTATIFDQVAESIPDSVLKGGFFQRRKARKEKVKALLHKAGIRDDKSICSSYPHELSEGMCQKIMIAMAIARSPKLLIADEPTTALESTARAQVFRLLKALNQLKNMSILMISHELEEISDWSHAMHVLYCGQMVEAGPTRAIFKQPLHPYTQALVKSLPDYSHGIGHKEPFYALKGTIPPLQHLPIGCRLGPRCPQAQKECVVTPRQSKSHGHSYACHFPLIKVKQKCSQS from the coding sequence ATGCAATTACTCGACATTAAAAACCTAACTATAGAGCTGAGAACGGAAGATGGCGTTATTCGCGCAGTAGACCGGGTCAATCTGAGCTTAAAAGAAGGTGAAGTGCACGCGTTAGTCGGTGAATCGGGTTCGGGAAAGAGCCTGATCGCTAAAGCCATTGTCGGTGTGCTCAATCAACGTTGGACAGTCACCGCCGACAGAATGCATTGGCGTGGTGTTGATCTAATGCGTTTATCCCCAGAGAAACGTCGTAAGTTGGTAAGCCAAGATATTGCCATGATTTACCAAGAGCCAAGTCGGAGTCTTGACCCTACGGCCACTATCTTCGATCAGGTGGCTGAGTCTATTCCCGACAGCGTGCTCAAAGGTGGTTTTTTTCAGCGTCGTAAAGCTCGTAAAGAAAAAGTCAAAGCATTGCTTCATAAAGCGGGGATCAGAGACGATAAAAGTATCTGTTCAAGCTATCCTCATGAGCTGTCAGAGGGCATGTGTCAAAAAATAATGATTGCCATGGCCATCGCCAGAAGCCCTAAGTTATTAATTGCTGATGAGCCAACCACGGCACTTGAGAGCACCGCTCGAGCACAAGTCTTTCGGCTGTTAAAAGCATTAAACCAGCTTAAGAATATGTCGATTTTGATGATCTCTCACGAGCTCGAAGAAATCTCTGATTGGTCTCACGCCATGCATGTGCTGTATTGCGGGCAAATGGTGGAAGCCGGACCAACACGGGCTATTTTTAAACAGCCCTTGCACCCATATACCCAAGCTTTGGTAAAAAGCCTGCCAGATTATAGCCATGGCATAGGCCATAAAGAGCCATTTTATGCCTTAAAAGGCACCATCCCGCCATTGCAGCATTTACCCATTGGCTGCCGGCTGGGGCCGCGCTGTCCACAAGCGCAAAAAGAGTGTGTGGTGACACCGCGGCAAAGTAAATCCCATGGTCACAGCTATGCCTGCCACTTTCCTTTGATAAAGGTAAAACAAAAATGCAGCCAGTCCTAA
- a CDS encoding ATP-binding cassette domain-containing protein translates to MQPVLKVQSLNKSFSTRQGLIKRHSLQVLKDISFSLAPAQTLAIIGETGSGKSTLAKVLAGADIADSGQILLNGKTIEDDGNRESDCRTIRLIFQDPTRSLNPGLRIGDMLDDCLQFNTELTAEQRYKKIRITLSRVGLLAEHIDYYPHMFSGGQLQRVALARALILDPKVLVLDEALSSLDPSVRAQTVNLLLELQAATGLAYVLITHHLSLVRHMSDEILVLNRGKAVEYGETEQVFTKPKSKTMQKLLSA, encoded by the coding sequence ATGCAGCCAGTCCTAAAAGTACAATCTCTGAACAAGTCATTTAGCACACGGCAAGGGCTCATTAAGCGTCATTCTTTGCAGGTATTAAAGGACATTTCTTTCTCTTTGGCACCGGCGCAAACATTGGCCATTATTGGTGAGACAGGCTCCGGTAAAAGTACCCTAGCTAAGGTGTTAGCTGGGGCTGACATCGCCGATTCAGGGCAAATTTTACTGAACGGCAAAACCATTGAAGACGATGGTAATCGAGAAAGTGACTGCCGCACCATCCGATTAATTTTTCAAGACCCAACTCGCTCGCTCAACCCTGGGCTTAGAATTGGCGATATGCTCGATGATTGTTTGCAATTTAACACCGAACTGACTGCCGAGCAGCGCTATAAAAAAATCCGCATTACCTTGAGCCGTGTTGGCCTGCTGGCTGAACATATTGATTACTACCCACATATGTTCAGTGGTGGTCAATTACAACGAGTGGCATTAGCCAGAGCACTAATTTTAGACCCAAAAGTGTTGGTACTCGACGAAGCCCTGTCTTCACTCGACCCTTCGGTAAGAGCGCAAACGGTGAACCTACTGCTAGAGTTACAGGCAGCTACCGGACTGGCATATGTGCTTATTACCCACCATTTAAGCTTGGTGCGCCACATGAGCGATGAAATCTTAGTATTAAACCGCGGCAAGGCAGTTGAATATGGTGAGACGGAGCAGGTATTTACGAAGCCGAAATCAAAAACCATGCAAAAGCTATTGTCGGCATAG
- the ppiD gene encoding peptidylprolyl isomerase: MLEKIREGSQGPAAKIILGLVILSFALAGIGGYLGQTTEQPVAEVNGVKISQTEFSRAYSNERARLEQQFGEYFAQIAADPNYMAQIRSTVVDRLVQQELQSQLAQELGLRVSDEQVKNAIVEMPYFQVGGEFSNDRYLQVIRQMNFQPDRFREYLRDEMTRSQLVSALAGTDFVLDNELQQTLALQQQTRAIDYAVLSKDLVKNEVSVTADEIQNYYDLNQNQFQSPEQVAVNYIELKADELEPLEPVTEEALATYYQEQKNQYLEPERRRVSHILVDAGDDPQAAEEKAQALLAELQAGADFAELAEQKSDDIVSAEMGGDLDWIERDMMDPEFEAAAFELAEVGDITDVVESEFGFHIIQLTDIQTQQVQSFEEVKDELRAELEKTAKIDAFYQKQTEVAELAFEVADTLKDAAEMAEVEVKSTELVSRAALPEPLNAPAISNTIFSPELLEDRVNSEVLEVAPEHIVVVRVEEHKPAATKPLEEVQAQIKAQLIDEKAATLIAEKAQSLFEQLQAGESLTQVVASQNVAVKSVNELQRRSREVPPAITSEAFKLPHPGVAETETAQVALNNGDAALLILKSVTTPEVEGNVDPQQKQSFVSSVANKNYTALIAALKEKAEIKKPQLQVTEQP, from the coding sequence ATGCTTGAAAAGATTAGAGAAGGCTCACAGGGCCCGGCTGCTAAAATCATCTTAGGTTTAGTCATCTTGTCTTTTGCTTTAGCAGGGATCGGTGGTTACCTAGGTCAAACCACAGAGCAGCCTGTTGCAGAAGTCAATGGCGTTAAAATCAGCCAAACAGAATTTTCTCGTGCTTACTCCAATGAGCGTGCACGTTTAGAACAACAATTTGGTGAATACTTCGCGCAAATCGCAGCGGATCCAAACTACATGGCTCAGATCCGCAGCACTGTGGTTGATCGTCTAGTACAGCAAGAGTTGCAGTCGCAGCTAGCGCAAGAGTTAGGTCTGCGTGTGAGCGATGAGCAGGTAAAAAATGCCATTGTTGAAATGCCATATTTCCAAGTGGGCGGTGAATTCAGCAACGACCGTTATTTGCAAGTCATTCGCCAAATGAACTTCCAACCAGATCGTTTCCGTGAGTATCTACGTGACGAAATGACGCGTTCGCAACTGGTTTCTGCACTTGCAGGAACAGACTTCGTGCTAGACAACGAATTACAACAAACACTAGCATTGCAGCAGCAAACACGCGCCATCGATTACGCGGTATTGAGCAAAGATTTGGTGAAGAATGAAGTGAGCGTAACGGCGGATGAAATTCAAAACTACTACGATCTTAATCAAAACCAATTTCAATCACCAGAGCAAGTGGCGGTTAACTACATTGAGTTGAAAGCCGACGAGCTTGAGCCGCTTGAGCCGGTTACTGAAGAAGCGTTGGCAACCTATTACCAAGAGCAAAAAAATCAGTACCTAGAGCCTGAGAGACGCCGTGTGTCGCACATTCTTGTTGATGCTGGTGACGACCCGCAAGCGGCTGAAGAGAAAGCTCAAGCGCTTTTAGCTGAGCTTCAAGCCGGTGCTGACTTTGCCGAACTGGCAGAGCAAAAGTCTGACGATATTGTCAGTGCAGAGATGGGTGGTGATCTGGACTGGATTGAAAGAGACATGATGGATCCAGAGTTTGAAGCAGCAGCATTTGAGCTTGCTGAAGTGGGAGACATCACAGATGTAGTGGAATCGGAGTTTGGCTTCCACATTATTCAACTTACCGATATTCAAACTCAGCAAGTACAATCGTTTGAAGAAGTAAAAGACGAATTACGCGCTGAGCTGGAAAAAACAGCTAAAATTGACGCTTTTTATCAAAAGCAGACCGAAGTTGCTGAACTGGCCTTTGAAGTCGCTGATACCTTAAAAGATGCTGCGGAAATGGCCGAGGTAGAAGTGAAGTCTACTGAATTAGTAAGCCGTGCTGCATTACCTGAGCCATTAAATGCACCTGCTATCAGCAATACTATCTTCAGCCCTGAACTGCTAGAAGACAGAGTAAACTCTGAGGTGCTAGAAGTGGCTCCTGAGCATATTGTGGTAGTACGCGTTGAAGAGCATAAGCCTGCAGCGACTAAACCACTGGAAGAAGTGCAAGCGCAAATTAAAGCTCAGTTGATTGATGAAAAAGCCGCGACACTGATTGCAGAAAAAGCCCAGAGCCTATTTGAGCAACTGCAAGCGGGTGAGTCGCTAACTCAGGTTGTTGCTAGCCAAAATGTTGCAGTGAAAAGCGTGAATGAGCTCCAACGTCGTAGCCGTGAGGTACCGCCAGCCATCACCTCTGAAGCATTTAAATTGCCACACCCAGGTGTTGCTGAGACCGAAACAGCGCAAGTGGCCTTAAATAATGGCGATGCTGCCTTACTAATACTTAAGTCAGTGACCACACCTGAGGTAGAGGGCAATGTTGATCCACAGCAAAAGCAAAGCTTTGTGTCATCTGTGGCTAACAAAAACTACACTGCTTTGATCGCCGCATTAAAAGAAAAAGCGGAAATCAAAAAGCCACAACTACAAGTGACTGAACAACCCTAA
- the hupB gene encoding nucleoid-associated protein HU-beta has protein sequence MNKSQLIDQIAADADISKAAAGRALDSFIESVTGALKDGDSVALVGFGTFSVRERAARSGRNPQTGETIQIAAANIPSFKAGKALKDAVN, from the coding sequence GTGAATAAATCTCAATTAATCGATCAAATCGCAGCTGATGCTGACATTTCTAAAGCGGCTGCTGGTCGTGCGCTAGATTCATTCATCGAGTCTGTAACAGGTGCACTTAAAGACGGTGACTCTGTTGCGCTAGTAGGTTTTGGTACTTTCTCAGTGCGCGAGCGCGCTGCACGTTCTGGTCGTAACCCGCAAACAGGTGAGACTATTCAAATCGCAGCGGCTAACATCCCATCTTTCAAAGCGGGTAAAGCGCTTAAAGACGCAGTAAACTAA